AGGAGCTGAACCGTGAAAAAGAAGCTCGCGAAGAACCTCTTTTTGCCAATCCAAGAAATGCGGCGTCCGGAACATTGAAACTTCAAAATTCAGCGATTGTAGCTTCTCGTAAGTTGGATGCGTATTTGTATTATTTGTTGGGCGATAATTTGCCTTGCGACGGGCATTATGAGAATCTTCAGGAAGCAGCAAAATGGGGATTTAAGATTTCTGATCTGACACGTAAATGCAAAACACTGGAAGAAGTCTTTGAATTTATCAATTATTGGGATGTTGAACGGAAAAATTTACCTGTTGCGACTGATGGTATTGTTTTAAAGGTAAATAGTCTTAGACAGCAAAAGAATCTGGGTTTCACAGCAAAATCTCCCAGGTGGGCAATTGCCTATAAATTTCAAGCGGAACGGGCGCTGACTCGTCTAAATAAAGTTACTTATCAGGTTGGTCGAACGGGAGCAGTCACACCTGTAGCCAATTTAGATCCGGTCCAACTTTCGGGAACTGTCGTGAAACGTGCGTCATTGCACAATGCAGATATTATTGAGGGGCTTGATTTGCACATCGGAGACATGGTATATGTAGAAAAAGGTGGGGAAATCATTCCTAAAATTACCGGAGTGGATAAGGACGCGCGTAGTTCTATGTTAGGTGAAAAGGTCAGGTTTATTACTAATTGTCCTGAATGTAATAGCAAATTGGTGAGATATGAAGGTGAAGCTGCCCACTATTGCCCTAATGAAACAGCATGCCCTCCTCAGATTAAGGGTAAAATAGAGCACTTTATTAGTCGGAAAGCCATGAATATTGATGGATTAGGGCCGGAAACAGTGGATATGTTCTATCGATTGGGATTGATTCACAATACGGCTGATTTATATGATCTGTCAGTTGAAAATATTAAAGGACTGGACCGTATGGGTGAGAAATCTGCTGAGAATATCATAACAGGAATTGCTCAAAGTAAAGCCGTTCCTTTTGAACGTGTGATCTTTGCTTTGGGAATTCGTTTTGTGGGTGAAACAGTAGCGAAGAAAATTGCCAAGTCATTTGAGAATATAGATGAATTGCAGCAGGCGGATCTTGAAACATTGATAAGTATCGATGAAATCGGCGAAAAAATAGCTCAAAGTATCCTTTCATATTTTGCTAATGAGTCAAATTGTGAGCTAATTAACAGATTGAAGGCTGCAGGATTACAACTTTATCGTACCGAGGAGGACTTAAGCGAATATACGGATAAACTTGCCGGACAATCTATCGTTATCAGCGGCGTATTTACTCATCATTCGCGTGATGAATATAAAGAGCTCATTGAGAAGAATGGTGGAAAGAACGTGGGAAGCATCTCTGCAAAGACTAGTTTTATACTTGCTGGAGAGAATATGGGACCTGCAAAGCTGGAAAAAGCAAAAAAACTAGGAATAACCATACTAAGCGAGGACGAATTTCTGAAACTT
The nucleotide sequence above comes from Bacteroides caccae. Encoded proteins:
- the ligA gene encoding NAD-dependent DNA ligase LigA, whose protein sequence is MDIKEKIEGLRAELHRHNYNYYVLNAPEISDKEFDEKIRELQDLEQAHPEYKDENSPTMRVGSDINKNFTQVAHKYPMLSLANTYSEAEVTDFYDRVRKALNEDFEICCEMKYDGTSISLTYEDGKLVRAVTRGDGEKGDDVTDNVKTIRSIPLVLHGDNYPSSFEIRGEILMPWEVFEELNREKEAREEPLFANPRNAASGTLKLQNSAIVASRKLDAYLYYLLGDNLPCDGHYENLQEAAKWGFKISDLTRKCKTLEEVFEFINYWDVERKNLPVATDGIVLKVNSLRQQKNLGFTAKSPRWAIAYKFQAERALTRLNKVTYQVGRTGAVTPVANLDPVQLSGTVVKRASLHNADIIEGLDLHIGDMVYVEKGGEIIPKITGVDKDARSSMLGEKVRFITNCPECNSKLVRYEGEAAHYCPNETACPPQIKGKIEHFISRKAMNIDGLGPETVDMFYRLGLIHNTADLYDLSVENIKGLDRMGEKSAENIITGIAQSKAVPFERVIFALGIRFVGETVAKKIAKSFENIDELQQADLETLISIDEIGEKIAQSILSYFANESNCELINRLKAAGLQLYRTEEDLSEYTDKLAGQSIVISGVFTHHSRDEYKELIEKNGGKNVGSISAKTSFILAGENMGPAKLEKAKKLGITILSEDEFLKLIS